In Idiomarina sp. PL1-037, a single genomic region encodes these proteins:
- a CDS encoding prephenate dehydratase translates to MRIATLGPAGTFSEVAAGLYQPEKRHQIQLLDSLVSCLNAIGNDCDAAVVPIENLTEGFVSPVVDYLVQRPLHIQAEIRIPVGFQCLANNAQPQQIWAQFVAAGQCNQYLNGLGLPVIHTASNALSLDALLATEKPSAAVVPKHVNCPASLQILNSNIADNPRNETRFVVLSATSETPEFDKSTHWKSSLLLIDDNDHPGLLVDSLQVFAKQQINLTSIVSRPAGSQFGDYHFFIDFDGHLSEPGVAAALQELAKMNNIHWLGSYPAAAIGNQ, encoded by the coding sequence ATGAGAATAGCGACACTGGGCCCTGCCGGCACCTTTTCAGAGGTTGCGGCAGGGCTTTATCAACCCGAAAAGCGACACCAAATTCAGTTACTGGACAGCCTGGTAAGTTGTCTGAACGCAATTGGTAATGACTGCGACGCTGCGGTTGTGCCTATCGAAAACTTAACCGAGGGCTTTGTCTCTCCGGTGGTGGACTACCTGGTTCAGCGTCCGTTACATATTCAGGCGGAAATTCGCATTCCGGTTGGTTTTCAGTGCCTGGCCAATAATGCTCAGCCGCAGCAAATATGGGCACAGTTCGTCGCCGCCGGTCAATGCAATCAATACCTGAATGGATTGGGGCTTCCGGTTATCCATACCGCAAGTAATGCATTGTCGCTGGATGCTTTGCTGGCCACTGAAAAGCCATCTGCGGCGGTGGTTCCCAAGCACGTAAACTGCCCCGCTTCATTACAGATTCTGAACAGCAACATTGCTGACAACCCACGTAACGAAACGCGCTTCGTGGTATTATCCGCAACATCTGAAACGCCGGAATTTGATAAAAGTACGCATTGGAAAAGCAGTTTGCTGCTCATTGATGACAACGATCACCCTGGCTTATTGGTCGACAGCTTACAGGTTTTTGCAAAACAGCAAATTAACTTAACCTCCATTGTTTCAAGACCGGCGGGCAGTCAGTTTGGTGACTATCATTTCTTTATTGATTTTGACGGGCACCTCAGCGAACCAGGTGTAGCAGCCGCTTTGCAGGAGTTGGCTAAAATGAACAACATTCACTGGCTGGGTTCGTACCCGGCCGCAGCTATAGGGAATCAGTAA
- the purE gene encoding 5-(carboxyamino)imidazole ribonucleotide mutase produces the protein MAPVLILMGSQSDWPVMQKAAEMLESLGIKWQAKVVSAHRTPDLLKSTMEQAEQDGVPVVIAGAGGAAHLPGMLAAYTAIPVFGVPVPSKQLKGLDSLLSIVQMPKGVAVGTLAIGDAGAANAGLLAAQVIGSFDSDVRKRVHEFRTAQKEKVMANSDLELPK, from the coding sequence ATGGCTCCGGTATTGATTCTAATGGGTTCCCAGTCCGATTGGCCGGTAATGCAAAAAGCGGCAGAAATGCTCGAGTCTCTGGGCATTAAATGGCAGGCGAAAGTGGTCTCTGCACATCGTACGCCGGACTTGCTTAAATCCACCATGGAACAAGCGGAACAAGATGGTGTGCCTGTGGTTATCGCCGGTGCCGGTGGTGCTGCTCATTTACCGGGTATGCTGGCGGCTTATACGGCCATTCCGGTGTTTGGTGTGCCGGTTCCTAGCAAGCAGTTAAAAGGTTTAGACAGTTTATTGTCCATTGTGCAAATGCCTAAGGGTGTGGCTGTTGGTACTTTGGCTATTGGCGATGCCGGAGCGGCAAACGCAGGCTTACTGGCCGCACAGGTTATTGGCAGCTTCGACAGTGACGTGCGCAAACGTGTACACGAATTCCGCACAGCGCAAAAAGAAAAAGTGATGGCTAACTCAGATCTGGAGTTACCAAAATGA
- a CDS encoding alpha/beta hydrolase — translation MSLEVIKHEPAGNADAVIIWLHGLGASGNDFVPMTEHIKINNAQVRFLFPHAPQMPVTINQGMVMPAWYDITDMSIDRQIDSQQLRESAAKVHAMIDEQVAQGIDSKRIIIAGFSQGGAVGYEAALTYPKPLAGLMAHSTYFATAGDIEVNEANAQLPILVQHGTQDPVVPEVLGQKACAVLKEKGFSVTYQTYPMPHSLCMEQVQDMQKWLNERF, via the coding sequence ATGTCTCTGGAAGTTATTAAACATGAGCCGGCGGGTAACGCCGATGCAGTCATTATTTGGCTTCACGGTTTAGGTGCGTCGGGTAACGACTTTGTACCCATGACAGAGCACATAAAAATTAATAATGCTCAGGTTCGCTTTTTATTTCCGCATGCCCCGCAAATGCCGGTCACCATAAACCAGGGCATGGTCATGCCAGCCTGGTACGACATTACCGACATGAGCATTGACCGCCAAATTGACAGCCAGCAGCTGCGTGAGTCTGCAGCCAAAGTGCACGCCATGATCGACGAACAAGTTGCTCAGGGCATAGACAGCAAGCGCATTATTATTGCCGGATTTTCACAGGGCGGCGCGGTCGGCTATGAAGCGGCGTTAACCTACCCTAAACCACTGGCCGGTTTAATGGCACATTCCACTTACTTTGCTACCGCCGGTGACATTGAGGTAAATGAAGCCAATGCGCAACTGCCGATTTTGGTTCAGCACGGTACGCAGGATCCGGTAGTGCCGGAAGTTCTGGGTCAAAAAGCCTGTGCGGTATTAAAAGAAAAAGGTTTTTCAGTAACGTATCAGACTTACCCCATGCCACATTCACTGTGTATGGAGCAGGTTCAGGATATGCAGAAATGGCTGAATGAGCGGTTTTAG
- a CDS encoding hydrolase: protein MLLSAKDSLLLIVDAQEKLLPAIHQRDVVTSRMRWLGEIAMQLDLPILITEQYPKGLGYTVDSLQDIIEAARVVEKTHFSAVRDDTFRDVLSEYNKKHVVIMGMETHVCVLQTAIELQASGYQVFLPADTVGSRRPTDKDSAIERMRNAGVEIITSEMAAFEWLEKSGTDTFRNISRNWLK from the coding sequence ATGCTACTTTCTGCGAAAGACTCTTTACTACTGATTGTTGATGCTCAGGAGAAGTTACTGCCTGCCATCCACCAACGCGATGTGGTTACTTCGCGTATGCGCTGGCTAGGTGAAATTGCCATGCAGCTGGATTTACCTATTCTTATTACCGAACAGTACCCGAAAGGCTTGGGCTACACCGTTGATAGCCTGCAAGATATTATTGAAGCAGCGCGTGTGGTGGAAAAAACACATTTTAGTGCGGTGCGTGACGACACCTTTCGCGACGTGCTTTCTGAATACAATAAAAAGCATGTGGTTATTATGGGCATGGAAACGCACGTCTGTGTCTTGCAAACAGCAATAGAGCTTCAGGCTTCAGGTTATCAGGTCTTCTTACCAGCTGACACTGTAGGCTCGCGCCGCCCTACAGATAAGGACAGCGCCATTGAGCGCATGCGAAACGCCGGCGTTGAAATTATTACGTCTGAAATGGCGGCATTTGAATGGTTAGAGAAATCAGGAACGGATACTTTCCGCAATATCAGCCGTAACTGGTTAAAATAA
- a CDS encoding cytochrome ubiquinol oxidase subunit I, whose product MFESFDALFLARFQFAFTIAFHIIFPAFTIGVASYLAVLEGLYLKNRNPVYQQLFRYWVKIFAVAFGMGVVSGIVMSYQFGTNWSVFSDKAGPVIGPLMGYEVLTAFFLEAGFLGVMLFGMNKVGEKLHFFATLMVAVGTAISAFWILSVNSWMQTPAGYAMNDVGQFVVTDWFEVVFNPSFPYRLAHMLLAAYLTVAFVVGAVGAWHLLKDKTNAAARKMFSMAMWMALIVAPLQVLVGDFHGLNTQEHQPAKVAAMEGHFHNEARAPLYLFGMPNQETAEVDYALKVPGLASIILKHDIDAEVTGLDQFPREDWPPVATVFWAFRIMVGIGLLMVLAGLWSGFQRLRGKLYDNKTLLRFSLFMGPMGFVAVIAGWIVTEVGRQPWVVYGLLRTADAASPIDKAGVAGSLIAFIVVYFLIFGAGTFYILRKMAGNPEQVTIPDYAKHKPTMAAERIYDEEV is encoded by the coding sequence ATGTTCGAAAGTTTCGACGCACTGTTTTTAGCGCGCTTTCAGTTCGCGTTCACCATCGCGTTTCACATTATTTTTCCTGCTTTTACCATCGGGGTTGCCAGTTACCTGGCGGTTTTGGAGGGGTTGTACTTAAAAAACCGCAACCCGGTGTACCAGCAATTGTTCCGTTACTGGGTGAAGATCTTCGCTGTGGCCTTTGGTATGGGCGTGGTCTCCGGTATTGTGATGAGCTACCAGTTCGGCACCAACTGGTCGGTATTTTCCGATAAAGCCGGTCCGGTTATCGGCCCGCTAATGGGTTACGAAGTACTGACGGCGTTCTTTCTTGAAGCCGGCTTCCTTGGCGTCATGCTGTTTGGCATGAATAAGGTCGGCGAGAAGCTGCACTTTTTTGCCACCCTGATGGTGGCGGTGGGCACGGCTATTTCAGCCTTCTGGATTTTATCGGTAAACAGCTGGATGCAGACGCCCGCAGGTTACGCCATGAATGACGTGGGGCAGTTCGTGGTTACCGACTGGTTTGAAGTGGTGTTTAACCCGTCCTTTCCTTATCGGCTGGCGCACATGCTGCTGGCAGCTTATTTAACCGTGGCCTTTGTGGTCGGTGCGGTGGGTGCCTGGCATTTGCTGAAAGACAAAACCAACGCCGCAGCCCGTAAAATGTTCTCCATGGCCATGTGGATGGCACTCATTGTGGCACCGCTGCAGGTTCTTGTCGGAGACTTCCACGGACTGAATACGCAGGAGCATCAACCGGCGAAAGTCGCGGCAATGGAAGGGCACTTCCATAACGAAGCCCGGGCACCGCTGTATTTATTCGGGATGCCGAATCAGGAAACTGCGGAAGTGGACTACGCTCTGAAAGTTCCCGGGCTTGCCAGCATCATTCTTAAGCACGACATAGACGCAGAAGTGACCGGTCTTGACCAGTTCCCGCGGGAAGACTGGCCGCCGGTGGCAACCGTATTCTGGGCTTTCCGGATAATGGTCGGTATCGGATTGCTGATGGTGCTTGCCGGACTCTGGTCGGGCTTCCAGCGCCTGCGCGGCAAACTGTACGACAATAAAACCTTGCTGCGTTTTAGCCTATTTATGGGACCCATGGGCTTTGTGGCGGTCATTGCCGGCTGGATAGTCACCGAAGTGGGGCGTCAGCCCTGGGTGGTCTATGGCCTGTTGCGCACCGCCGATGCGGCATCGCCCATTGATAAGGCCGGTGTGGCGGGCAGCCTGATAGCCTTTATTGTGGTGTACTTCCTCATTTTTGGTGCGGGCACCTTCTACATTCTGCGCAAAATGGCGGGGAACCCGGAGCAGGTTACTATTCCCGACTACGCGAAGCATAAGCCCACTATGGCCGCTGAGCGCATCTACGATGAGGAGGTGTAA
- a CDS encoding S9 family peptidase — protein sequence MWLKQSVIVGSLALLFTSVPALSQETFQADDIFQLEYANQVSISPDGKYIAYIRNSFDDMKDNTRRSLWLIDTETGQHLPIFDDKFNYGSLAWSNDGTRLAFASNRSEKNQIHVHWIKEQRTAKVTHVSESPGSISWSNDDTQLAFTLSVKAEATPFAKSVKKPTKPEGANWSDSPIIVQEAYYQRDGRGVLEPAHTQIFVVPAEGGSARQLTDGPYRHGGPLAWTADNKHIVFSGNRAEDWAYQVNESDLYSVSLDSKEVTQVTDKPGRESSPQFSPDGEHLAYLHSSNEPVPYHKSQLWIMDWSESSETELQADFDRSFSSPQWTGNDSLAVSYADQGKTVVADVTLSNELTNRVDDVSGVYVSRPYTMGSFTASQTGAIAYTKGSEYRPADVGYQPKGGEAVQFTQLNEDLLGHRELGKVHEIRYESRYDAQEIHGWYITPPNYDESKEYPLLLEIHGGPHLSYGPHFAAEHQRYAAEGYVVLYVNHRGSTSYGKDFAMLLDGNYSSPYDFADHMTGIDLLIDKGIADSNNLFIAGGSAGGIATAYAVGLTNRFNAAAATNPVINWVSKVLTADSSIGQITNQFPGMPWEELEHYWQRSPLSMVGDVETPVLLFTGENDRRTPISETEQFYQALKLQKVDTAMVRVPSAFHGVTARPSNMIAKIEHALAWFEQYKK from the coding sequence ATGTGGTTAAAGCAATCTGTCATTGTCGGTAGCTTAGCGTTACTTTTTACTTCCGTTCCAGCCTTATCACAAGAAACCTTTCAGGCGGACGACATTTTCCAGCTTGAGTACGCCAACCAGGTCAGTATTTCACCCGACGGCAAATACATTGCGTACATCCGCAACAGTTTTGACGACATGAAAGACAATACCCGGCGCTCATTATGGCTAATTGATACCGAAACCGGTCAACATTTACCAATTTTTGACGATAAGTTTAACTACGGCAGCCTCGCCTGGTCGAATGACGGTACTCGCCTTGCCTTTGCCTCTAACCGTTCTGAAAAGAACCAGATTCATGTGCACTGGATTAAAGAACAACGCACCGCCAAAGTCACTCACGTAAGCGAAAGCCCGGGCAGTATTAGCTGGTCTAACGACGACACCCAACTGGCTTTTACTCTGTCGGTTAAAGCCGAAGCTACGCCTTTTGCTAAAAGTGTGAAAAAGCCAACCAAACCTGAGGGCGCTAACTGGTCTGACTCTCCCATTATTGTTCAGGAAGCCTATTATCAGCGTGATGGTCGTGGCGTATTAGAGCCGGCGCACACTCAAATTTTTGTGGTACCTGCAGAGGGTGGCAGCGCTCGTCAGCTAACCGACGGACCTTATCGGCACGGTGGTCCTTTAGCCTGGACGGCCGATAACAAACATATTGTTTTTTCTGGCAACCGCGCTGAAGACTGGGCCTATCAGGTCAATGAAAGTGACTTGTATAGCGTTAGCTTAGATTCAAAAGAAGTAACCCAGGTGACCGACAAACCCGGTCGCGAGTCATCGCCGCAATTTTCTCCTGACGGCGAGCATCTGGCTTACTTACACAGCTCGAACGAGCCGGTGCCTTACCATAAGTCACAACTATGGATCATGGACTGGAGCGAAAGCTCAGAGACTGAACTCCAGGCTGACTTCGACCGTTCTTTCAGCTCGCCACAGTGGACTGGCAATGACTCACTGGCGGTTTCTTACGCCGACCAGGGGAAAACCGTGGTTGCTGATGTCACCTTGAGCAATGAGCTGACAAATCGGGTGGACGATGTTTCCGGCGTTTATGTCAGCCGTCCTTATACCATGGGCTCATTTACTGCCTCACAAACTGGCGCTATTGCCTACACCAAAGGCTCTGAATACCGTCCGGCAGATGTCGGTTATCAGCCTAAAGGCGGTGAAGCGGTTCAGTTTACTCAGCTAAATGAAGACCTGCTTGGCCACCGTGAACTGGGTAAGGTTCACGAAATTCGCTATGAGTCACGCTACGACGCTCAGGAAATTCATGGCTGGTATATTACCCCGCCAAATTACGATGAAAGCAAAGAGTATCCACTGCTACTGGAAATACACGGTGGCCCTCACCTGTCTTACGGTCCGCATTTTGCCGCCGAACACCAGCGTTACGCTGCCGAAGGCTATGTGGTGCTTTATGTAAACCATCGCGGCAGCACCTCTTACGGTAAAGACTTTGCCATGCTTTTGGACGGCAACTATTCGTCACCCTATGACTTTGCTGACCACATGACTGGCATCGACTTGCTCATTGATAAGGGTATTGCTGACTCCAACAACCTCTTCATTGCCGGCGGTTCTGCAGGCGGTATAGCTACAGCCTATGCGGTAGGACTAACCAATCGTTTCAACGCGGCGGCGGCCACTAACCCTGTGATTAACTGGGTGAGTAAAGTGCTGACGGCTGACAGCTCAATTGGTCAAATTACCAACCAGTTCCCGGGTATGCCATGGGAAGAACTGGAGCATTACTGGCAACGCTCCCCACTGTCTATGGTGGGTGACGTTGAAACACCTGTACTGCTGTTTACAGGAGAGAATGACCGCCGTACGCCGATATCGGAAACCGAGCAGTTTTACCAGGCGTTAAAGCTGCAAAAAGTCGATACCGCAATGGTGCGCGTACCAAGTGCTTTTCACGGTGTTACGGCGCGCCCTTCTAATATGATAGCCAAAATTGAGCATGCACTGGCCTGGTTTGAGCAGTATAAGAAATGA
- the cydB gene encoding cytochrome d ubiquinol oxidase subunit II, whose amino-acid sequence MDYALIWAVLISVAVFAYVALDGFDLGIALLFPWFKKEEDRDVMMNTVAPVWDGNETWLVLGGGGLLAVFPLAYSVLMPALYMPVIAMLLGLIFRGVAFEYRFKTKRAKGIWDLSFITGSLIAAMSQGIMLGAMLQGIQVTGREYSGGWFDWLTPFTLFCGVAVVIGYMMLGATWLVMKTSGDLQRQSYRAGWYTTILLVACIAFVSLYLPYVDVFIAERWFTYPASVGLWALPILLAVMTIGLLRSLHRKQEGRPYLWGLGMFLLAYTGFAVSIFPYLVPRSITLWEAAAPDNSLKFLLVGAVFLLPMIFAYTGYTYWVFRGKVDPDSGYHD is encoded by the coding sequence ATGGATTACGCACTGATTTGGGCCGTATTAATTTCGGTCGCCGTATTTGCTTACGTCGCACTCGATGGCTTTGACTTAGGGATAGCGCTGCTGTTTCCCTGGTTCAAAAAAGAAGAAGACCGTGACGTGATGATGAACACCGTGGCGCCGGTCTGGGACGGTAACGAAACCTGGCTGGTGCTGGGCGGTGGGGGCCTGCTGGCGGTGTTCCCGCTGGCTTACTCGGTGCTGATGCCGGCGCTTTATATGCCGGTTATTGCCATGTTGCTGGGGCTTATTTTCCGCGGCGTGGCTTTTGAGTACCGCTTTAAAACCAAACGCGCCAAAGGTATCTGGGACTTATCCTTTATTACCGGCTCGCTGATAGCGGCCATGAGTCAGGGCATTATGCTGGGCGCTATGCTGCAGGGCATTCAGGTAACCGGACGGGAATACTCCGGCGGCTGGTTCGACTGGCTGACACCCTTTACTCTTTTCTGCGGTGTGGCGGTGGTTATCGGCTACATGATGCTGGGTGCGACCTGGCTGGTGATGAAAACCAGCGGCGACCTGCAGCGTCAAAGCTACCGTGCCGGCTGGTACACCACGATATTGCTGGTGGCCTGTATTGCCTTTGTGAGCCTTTACTTACCTTATGTCGATGTGTTTATTGCCGAGCGCTGGTTCACTTACCCGGCCTCCGTTGGCCTGTGGGCTTTGCCAATATTGCTGGCGGTGATGACTATAGGCCTGCTGCGCTCGCTGCATAGAAAACAGGAAGGACGCCCCTACCTTTGGGGTTTGGGCATGTTCCTGCTGGCTTACACCGGCTTCGCGGTCAGCATATTCCCGTATCTGGTACCCCGCAGCATTACCCTGTGGGAAGCCGCAGCACCGGACAACAGCCTGAAGTTCTTACTCGTGGGCGCTGTGTTCCTGTTGCCTATGATCTTCGCTTACACCGGTTATACCTACTGGGTGTTCCGCGGCAAAGTTGACCCTGACAGCGGATACCACGACTGA
- a CDS encoding ATP-grasp domain-containing protein — protein MKILILGNGQLGQMLGKAVIQQGHECVLYSDRQDQVMALGSQQALSMTLAEANEWADVTTWEHEHLGEELVAKAADKFLLQPERFNQLVDRRSQKALCDELDIPTSAWEAYENVAELSAILNTCDHAVVIKSAKGGYDGKGQWRWRPGDDIAAVAEDAGQRPGIVEDMIDFTDEVSVVGARSHKGEQRCFPLTLNVHTQGILSYSLAGAGHFSKELETLAKEHHQKLTNALDYVGVLAIEFFVVGEGDNQHLLVNEVAPRVHNSGHWTMSGANCDQFNLHIRAITGLPLPDLLIAPTLMVNVIGVAGIPEALWEAAAAECHWYGKEARPGRKVGHVNIMIDSFERGENLASSWAEKLQLLAG, from the coding sequence ATGAAAATCCTGATCCTTGGCAACGGCCAGTTAGGACAAATGCTAGGTAAAGCGGTTATCCAGCAGGGGCATGAATGTGTTTTATACAGCGACAGACAAGATCAAGTCATGGCTTTGGGCAGCCAGCAGGCGTTATCGATGACGTTAGCGGAAGCGAATGAATGGGCTGACGTCACTACCTGGGAGCACGAGCATTTAGGTGAAGAGCTGGTGGCTAAAGCTGCCGACAAGTTTCTGTTGCAACCTGAGCGCTTTAATCAGCTGGTTGACCGGCGTTCTCAAAAAGCCCTGTGCGATGAGCTGGATATACCGACATCGGCCTGGGAGGCATACGAAAACGTTGCCGAGTTAAGCGCAATTTTAAACACTTGTGACCATGCCGTTGTGATTAAATCTGCCAAAGGTGGGTACGACGGCAAAGGCCAGTGGCGCTGGCGTCCGGGTGACGACATTGCTGCGGTTGCAGAAGATGCCGGACAACGCCCAGGTATTGTCGAAGATATGATCGACTTTACTGATGAGGTGTCGGTTGTCGGTGCGCGTTCACATAAAGGTGAACAGCGTTGTTTCCCGCTGACGTTGAACGTACATACTCAGGGCATTTTGTCGTATAGCCTGGCGGGTGCAGGGCATTTTTCAAAAGAACTGGAAACCTTAGCCAAAGAACATCATCAGAAACTGACCAATGCGCTGGACTACGTCGGTGTATTAGCCATTGAGTTCTTTGTAGTCGGTGAAGGTGACAACCAACACTTGCTGGTTAACGAAGTGGCGCCGCGGGTTCATAATTCCGGTCACTGGACCATGAGCGGTGCCAACTGCGATCAGTTTAATTTGCATATACGTGCTATTACCGGCTTGCCATTGCCTGACTTACTGATAGCCCCAACGTTAATGGTTAATGTCATTGGTGTTGCCGGTATTCCGGAAGCCTTGTGGGAAGCCGCCGCTGCCGAGTGTCACTGGTACGGAAAAGAAGCACGTCCTGGCCGTAAGGTGGGTCACGTTAATATCATGATCGACTCGTTTGAGCGCGGCGAGAACCTGGCCAGCAGTTGGGCTGAAAAGCTGCAACTGCTGGCTGGCTAA
- a CDS encoding cold-shock protein — protein MSTTTGKVKFFNEAKGFGFIEQENGADVFVHFSAIQSDGFKTLAEGQQVSFTVAQGPKGPQAENVVPM, from the coding sequence ATGTCTACTACTACTGGTAAAGTAAAATTCTTTAACGAAGCTAAAGGCTTCGGTTTCATCGAACAAGAAAACGGCGCAGACGTTTTCGTACATTTCAGCGCTATTCAGTCTGACGGTTTTAAAACTCTGGCAGAAGGCCAGCAGGTTTCTTTCACCGTAGCTCAAGGCCCTAAAGGCCCACAAGCTGAAAACGTAGTTCCTATGTAA
- the alr gene encoding alanine racemase: MHYRQTRAEISSSAIQHNAKWVRRKMAGGKLLGVVKADGYGHGVAPAVKALAELVDGMAAGFMEEALAVRETGYKGPLVILEGCFSAAELALCCEHQLSPVVHCEQQLEYIEQAKLTSPLWVWLKVDTGMHRLGWSEEQAPQALKRLRASKNVAGVTLMSHLANADAEHRLNTHQKQQLCQLSETLNDYQARSFHNSAGLLNPDTQWSLQHNDWARAGLLLYGVNPSTVTEVQAELKPAMRLVAPVIALHQLEKGESVGYGSGWSAEKPSVIATVAMGYADGYPRQAKNGTPAMVRGKRVGLAGRVSMDMLTIDVTGIENLQLGDDVELWGPNIDVREVAACADTISWHLLTGVSGRVPRVLV; this comes from the coding sequence ATGCACTACCGCCAAACTCGCGCTGAAATTTCTTCCTCCGCTATACAGCACAACGCGAAGTGGGTACGCCGTAAAATGGCAGGTGGAAAACTTCTGGGCGTAGTGAAAGCTGACGGTTACGGACACGGCGTAGCTCCCGCGGTTAAAGCCTTGGCAGAGCTGGTTGATGGCATGGCTGCGGGTTTTATGGAAGAAGCGTTAGCGGTTCGTGAAACCGGTTACAAAGGGCCCTTGGTAATACTAGAAGGGTGCTTCTCAGCGGCTGAACTGGCACTGTGTTGTGAACATCAGTTGAGTCCGGTGGTGCATTGTGAACAGCAACTTGAGTACATTGAGCAGGCAAAGTTGACTAGCCCTTTGTGGGTCTGGTTAAAAGTGGACACCGGTATGCATCGGCTAGGCTGGTCTGAAGAGCAGGCACCGCAAGCATTAAAGCGCCTGCGAGCCAGCAAGAATGTCGCCGGTGTAACCTTAATGTCGCACTTAGCCAACGCCGATGCAGAGCATCGTTTAAACACCCATCAAAAACAGCAACTCTGTCAGTTGTCGGAAACCCTTAACGACTATCAGGCGCGGAGCTTTCACAACTCAGCCGGACTTTTAAACCCGGATACTCAGTGGTCACTTCAGCACAATGACTGGGCCAGAGCCGGTTTACTGCTTTATGGTGTGAATCCGTCTACGGTGACTGAAGTGCAGGCAGAACTGAAGCCTGCAATGCGCTTAGTTGCTCCGGTTATTGCATTGCACCAGTTGGAAAAAGGCGAGTCGGTAGGTTACGGCAGTGGCTGGAGTGCCGAGAAACCCAGTGTTATAGCGACGGTGGCTATGGGCTACGCTGACGGTTACCCGAGGCAGGCGAAGAATGGCACACCGGCAATGGTTCGCGGAAAACGTGTGGGTTTGGCCGGACGAGTCTCTATGGACATGCTGACGATTGATGTTACCGGTATTGAAAATCTGCAGTTAGGTGATGACGTCGAGCTTTGGGGACCTAATATTGACGTGCGAGAAGTCGCCGCCTGTGCTGATACTATTTCCTGGCACTTGCTGACCGGCGTTAGCGGCCGGGTTCCCAGAGTACTTGTATAG